The sequence GCAATGGTGTATCGCGCAAAAGGAAAAGTAGAGAACATGGAATTCATGCAATTTCATCCCACGTCACTCTACAATCCGGGCGAACGCCCTTCGTTTCTCATCACCGAAGCCATGCGTGGCCACGGAGGAATTCTGCGCACACGTGACGCCCGCCTGCCTGCCCGCGCAAGTTTGGGCGGGAATGACAAAGTCGGGCAGGGAAAAGAATTCATGCAGAAGTATGATGCACGCAAATCATTAGCACCACGTGACATTGTTGCAAGGGCGATTGACAACGAAATGAAATCATCGGGCGACGATTTTGTTTATCTCGACTGCACACATCTCGATGCGGAAGATCTGAAAAAACATTTTCCGAATATTTATAAAAAATGTTCCGGCATCGGCATTGACATCACAAAACAAATGATCCCGGTTGTTCCTGCGGCGCATTATCTCTGCGGTGGAATTAAAGTAGATAAGAACGGGCAAAGCAGCATTCTGAATTTGTACGCCGTTGGGGAATGTTCCTGCACCGGCTTGCACGGCGCAAATCGTCTCGCATCAAATTCTTTGCTCGAGGCAGTGGTGTATGCGCACACAGCAAGTCAGGATGGAATTATTAAATTCAAAAATATTTCATTCGAAAAAAATATCCCTTCGTGGAATACAGAAGGAACAGAAGCTCCGGAAGAAATGGTACTCATCACGCAATCGCTGAAAGAAGTACAGAACATCATGAGCAGTTACGTGGGAATTGTGAGAAGTAATTTACGTTTGCAACGCGCACACGATCGATTGGAAATTCTGTGGCACGAGAATGAAGCGTTGTACAAAAAGATCACGCTCTCGCAAACCGTTTGCGAATTGCGCAACATCATCAACGTAGCGTACATCATCATTAAGCAAGCGAGAGAACGGAAAGAAAGCCGTGGGTTGCATTACTCATTGGATTATCCGCCGGTGAAGTAGTGGTCAGCGGCAGTATGCAGAAAAGAAATTTCCGCCCCTGACAACTGGCACTAACTTTTCGGCTCGGATTTTGCCGTTAAACCTAAGTATCATGCAAGATATTTTTATTCCGTTCACATTTGAAAGAAAATGAAAACAATAATTAACTTCATCCAATAAATCACCAACATGAAAAATATTCTGAAAGTTTCAATCTGCGCATTTCTTATGGCATTCATTACGCCGCTGAAAATGAATGCGCAGGCAGCCAATGTAACACAAACCGTGAAGATCAAAACTTCTGCCGAATGCGATATGTGCAAATCAAGAATTGAAAAAGAAGTGCGGGCAATGAAAGGTGTGAAGAGCGCCGATCTTGATCTCACCACAAAAATCCTCACCGTGGAATACAATCCGAAAAAAATTTCACCCGAAAATATCCGCACAGCTATTTCCAACATCGGTTACGATGCCGACGATGTGAAAGCAAATAACCGCTCTCAGAAAGAACTGCCGAAGT comes from Bacteroidota bacterium and encodes:
- a CDS encoding heavy-metal-associated domain-containing protein gives rise to the protein MAFITPLKMNAQAANVTQTVKIKTSAECDMCKSRIEKEVRAMKGVKSADLDLTTKILTVEYNPKKISPENIRTAISNIGYDADDVKANNRSQKELPKCCHPPKN
- the nadB gene encoding L-aspartate oxidase, whose protein sequence is MSQQQTDFLIIGSGIAGLTYALKVAAHGKVMMITKANEDESNTKYAQGGIAAVLYKPDSYNKHIEDTLKCGDGLCNEEIVRMVIGESTERVMELAEWGANFDKTPTGDYELAREGGHSEKRILHHKDITGYEIERALLEQVHSHPNIKILDHHFAVEIITQHHLGIEVNSRTPDITCFGAYVMNTKSNQVETILARVTLMATGGAGHVYAITTNPTIATGDGIAMVYRAKGKVENMEFMQFHPTSLYNPGERPSFLITEAMRGHGGILRTRDARLPARASLGGNDKVGQGKEFMQKYDARKSLAPRDIVARAIDNEMKSSGDDFVYLDCTHLDAEDLKKHFPNIYKKCSGIGIDITKQMIPVVPAAHYLCGGIKVDKNGQSSILNLYAVGECSCTGLHGANRLASNSLLEAVVYAHTASQDGIIKFKNISFEKNIPSWNTEGTEAPEEMVLITQSLKEVQNIMSSYVGIVRSNLRLQRAHDRLEILWHENEALYKKITLSQTVCELRNIINVAYIIIKQARERKESRGLHYSLDYPPVK